One region of Leptolyngbya sp. FACHB-261 genomic DNA includes:
- a CDS encoding CHASE4 domain-containing protein, which yields MTLRQKTLLLLAITLTGLLGALSVTTSSALLDSFGAIEAQSIRRDVERAQDALAYELADLNKVATDWSIWDDTYSFIRTRSDRYIQLNLKNSTLANLKLNFMLFLDSRGQVVFSKAFGLEQREDFINQEFQQSLAAANIHLQNPEQQLSGIMLLPDGPALVAAQPILTSEGNGPSRGTLILGRNLDPQKIQQLAQLTHLSLNLRRIVDANLPFDFQTAQATLFEQTEIPVQVLAQDSVAGYALLRDIYGKPALLLRVESPRDIYQQGATSLRYFFLALLLTGFGLGSVALLLLDQLVLARLAQLNTGISRVRMSGDLNLRIRIPGRDELARLAHTINGMLEGLACAEQDLRDSEREYRCLVESLKEVIFQTDTTGLWRFLNPSWEAMTGFSVQESLGRPILNFIHPDDRQHHLEEFLALIKRRKESTCYEVRYVTKEGVQRWLEIQTYSRLDFANNLIGTSGTLNDITERKQVEAERLRAEVAELARCSLEQEITERKRIEHLLFAANQVKSQFLATMSHELRTPMNAVLGFAQLLLRNQLSPYQIDMVGRIFRNGKQLLSLIEEILDFSKLEAGSLELELQEFDLEQLVLATCEEMRVSAQQKSLYLQVYFKLDNAKIVNDYARLRQVLINLLANAIKFTEVGGVELEVCEPTPERVTLTVRDTGIGIASADLESIFDEFHRVNQVWTHLSDGTGLGLAIVKHLVQKMQGTVTVESELAQGSIFQVEIPRRVSVRSYLLA from the coding sequence ATGACTCTACGCCAGAAAACACTTCTACTGCTTGCGATAACGCTGACCGGTTTGCTTGGAGCTCTCTCCGTTACTACCTCATCTGCGCTCTTAGATAGCTTTGGTGCGATAGAAGCCCAGTCTATTCGTCGGGATGTAGAGCGAGCCCAAGATGCCTTAGCTTATGAATTAGCTGACTTAAATAAAGTTGCGACTGATTGGTCTATCTGGGACGACACTTACAGCTTCATCCGAACTCGTAGTGACCGATATATCCAACTCAATCTTAAGAATTCAACTTTGGCTAATCTTAAGCTGAATTTTATGCTGTTTCTCGATTCAAGAGGACAGGTAGTCTTTAGCAAAGCCTTTGGTTTAGAACAGCGAGAAGATTTTATTAACCAAGAGTTTCAGCAGAGCCTCGCTGCCGCGAATATCCATCTACAAAATCCCGAGCAGCAGCTTTCGGGCATTATGCTTTTACCGGATGGACCCGCTCTAGTCGCTGCGCAACCGATCTTGACCAGTGAGGGAAACGGTCCAAGCCGAGGCACGTTAATTTTAGGCCGCAATCTCGATCCCCAAAAGATCCAGCAACTGGCCCAATTGACCCATCTTTCGCTTAACCTGCGCCGAATTGTTGATGCCAACTTACCCTTCGACTTTCAAACCGCACAGGCAACTTTATTTGAGCAGACGGAAATTCCGGTGCAAGTTTTGGCACAAGACTCAGTTGCCGGTTATGCTCTGCTTCGAGACATTTATGGAAAACCTGCGTTGCTCTTACGCGTAGAGAGCCCAAGAGACATTTATCAGCAGGGAGCAACCAGCCTCCGCTATTTCTTCTTGGCACTACTCTTAACCGGTTTTGGATTAGGGAGCGTGGCTCTGTTGCTCTTGGATCAACTGGTGTTGGCTCGCCTAGCTCAACTAAATACTGGCATTAGTAGAGTCCGGATGAGCGGCGACTTAAACCTACGGATCCGAATACCTGGACGGGATGAACTGGCAAGATTAGCTCATACAATCAACGGCATGCTGGAGGGCCTAGCCTGCGCTGAACAAGATTTACGCGACAGCGAAAGAGAATACCGCTGCCTGGTTGAAAGCCTTAAAGAGGTGATTTTTCAAACGGATACAACCGGTCTCTGGCGATTTCTCAATCCTTCCTGGGAGGCAATGACAGGATTTTCGGTTCAAGAGAGTTTAGGCAGACCTATCCTCAACTTTATTCATCCCGATGATCGTCAGCACCATTTGGAAGAATTTTTAGCTTTAATTAAGCGAAGAAAAGAGTCTACCTGCTACGAAGTTCGTTATGTCACTAAAGAAGGGGTTCAGCGTTGGCTAGAAATTCAGACATACTCCAGACTCGATTTTGCTAATAACCTGATAGGCACCTCCGGCACCTTGAATGATATTACCGAGCGCAAGCAAGTTGAGGCCGAACGCTTGAGGGCTGAAGTTGCTGAGTTAGCTAGGTGCAGCTTAGAGCAAGAAATCACGGAGCGAAAGCGGATTGAACACCTACTGTTTGCAGCCAATCAAGTCAAATCGCAATTTCTAGCGACCATGTCGCATGAGTTACGAACTCCCATGAATGCGGTACTGGGTTTTGCTCAATTGCTATTGCGCAACCAGCTATCGCCATATCAAATCGATATGGTAGGGCGCATCTTTCGCAATGGCAAACAATTGCTATCGCTCATCGAAGAGATCCTTGATTTCTCCAAGCTCGAAGCGGGTAGCCTTGAGTTGGAGCTACAGGAGTTTGATTTAGAGCAACTAGTGTTAGCGACTTGCGAAGAGATGCGTGTGTCGGCTCAACAGAAGTCTCTATATTTGCAAGTTTATTTTAAATTGGACAACGCCAAGATTGTGAATGATTATGCTCGCTTGCGGCAAGTTTTAATCAATCTGCTAGCCAATGCCATTAAGTTTACAGAAGTGGGCGGGGTAGAGCTAGAAGTTTGTGAGCCAACTCCAGAGCGAGTAACTCTGACGGTTAGAGACACAGGCATTGGCATCGCATCAGCAGACCTCGAATCTATTTTTGACGAGTTTCACCGGGTGAATCAAGTTTGGACCCACCTTTCTGATGGCACAGGCTTGGGTCTGGCAATCGTCAAGCATTTGGTTCAGAAGATGCAGGGTACGGTCACGGTTGAAAGTGAACTAGCGCAGGGCAGTATCTTTCAAGTTGAGATTCCACGTCGAGTCAGTGTTAGATCCTACTTGCTGGCTTAG
- a CDS encoding alpha/beta fold hydrolase, translating into MEKRLLRKQVHVEGCEIFYWDGGSPREADPILFLHGWGVTAEPYRETLESLSQSYRVIAPDLPGFGDSGSTHADLTYADYARLFTRFLNQLGLERSHVIGHSLGGGIAVTLAVSEPSRISSLVLTDSTGVPTDSFIQTLLWRILVEMPAQILTTGPKVQYFVDVPQAFFQNLLFRAPNVAYALWLALETDLRPLLGKITAPTLLVWGENDLTTPLKSGQQFYQNIPEVELAVVAGAYHELSLALAEKFTPIVLKFLAKIENSSNQNLSVV; encoded by the coding sequence GTGGAAAAACGATTACTTCGAAAACAGGTTCATGTAGAAGGATGCGAAATCTTCTACTGGGACGGAGGGTCGCCGCGAGAGGCAGATCCGATCTTATTTCTGCATGGTTGGGGAGTTACTGCGGAGCCTTATCGAGAAACCTTAGAGAGCTTATCGCAATCTTATCGGGTGATCGCGCCTGATTTACCAGGATTTGGTGATTCTGGCTCAACCCATGCTGACTTGACCTATGCAGATTATGCGCGCCTGTTCACTCGCTTTCTGAACCAATTAGGGCTTGAGAGAAGCCATGTTATTGGTCACTCCCTAGGCGGTGGCATTGCTGTTACTTTAGCGGTTTCTGAGCCTTCTAGGATCAGCAGTTTGGTATTGACTGACAGTACCGGTGTTCCTACCGATTCCTTTATTCAAACTTTGCTGTGGAGAATTCTAGTTGAGATGCCGGCGCAGATTTTGACGACCGGACCCAAAGTCCAATACTTTGTTGATGTCCCACAAGCTTTCTTTCAAAATCTGCTCTTTAGGGCTCCTAATGTAGCCTATGCTCTGTGGCTGGCTTTAGAAACCGACTTAAGACCACTGTTAGGCAAAATTACAGCACCGACTTTGCTGGTTTGGGGTGAAAACGATCTCACCACGCCGCTTAAGTCTGGGCAACAGTTTTACCAAAATATTCCAGAGGTTGAGCTAGCTGTGGTTGCAGGTGCCTATCACGAACTCAGTTTAGCTTTAGCAGAGAAATTTACACCTATTGTGCTCAAATTCCTCGCCAAAATAGAGAACTCTAGTAATCAAAATCTCTCAGTGGTCTAA